DNA sequence from the Sinomonas terrae genome:
GGCCGGCCGTAGTCGTAGTCAGCCTCTCGTGATCGGTTCTGTCGGGAGCCGCTTCAGAGATCGCAGCGGCGTCGGGGATGCCCTTCCAGCCGGCTGGTTGGTTCGGCGCGCCTGAGGGCGGCGCGGTCGGCTCAGGCGATGCCGAGAGCGGCCTCGTCGTAACGGCCTTCGAGCACGTCCGCAAATGACACTGCCCTTCCGAGGGCGGCGGAGATGTAGACGGCACGGACGGTAGCGAGGGCGGCGGTGGCCTCCTCGACGCCCACCAGTGGCATGGTCCCGTTGCGGATTGCGCTGACCACATCCGCGTACTGCTTCTGGTGCGCAGTCTCGAGGTCGTCGGCGCCCTGCGTGTTGGGCGAGGACTCCAGGCCGCCGACTTCGACTTCGGTCTGGTTGCCCGCGCCGGCCATGCCGTAGGACGGATTGCCGTCCCCTGCGGCGCCGTCGGCGGCGTGGAAGTAGGCGAGCCGGTCGTTGTCGATCACGGCCGAGCCCCGGTCGCCGTGGACCTGGATCCGGGCGGTGAGGCCCGGGTAGGCGGCGGTTGTGAAGTGGAGTGCGGCCAGGGCCCCGGATTCGAAGCGGATAGTGGCCACGGCGGTGTCTTCGACCTCGACGCGCTCGTGCGCGAGCAGACCGGTGTGCGCGTGGACCTCGGCCGGGCGGCCCAGGAACCACAGCAGGAGGTCCACGGTGTGCACGCCCTGATTCATCACGGCCCCGCCGCCGTCCAGCTCCCATGTGCCCCGCCAGGCTCCGGAGTCGTAGTAGGCCTGGGACCGCCACCAGGCGACCGAAGCGACCGCGGAAGTGATCCGCCCCAGACGGCCGCCGCCGATCGCCCGTGCGACGGCCGCACTCGCCGCGTCGAATCGGTGCTGGCTGATCACGGAGATGACCTGGCCCCCGGCGCCCGCCGCTGCGGCTGCGTGGGCAACCC
Encoded proteins:
- a CDS encoding Gfo/Idh/MocA family protein → MSTGPTARTGPLRAALVGCGVIGRQHAKVISATEGVELAALVDIDPAAASALADTVADDSGLGRPAAFASLAEALEKHGEEIDLVSVCTPSGLHADLAVEALEGGKHVIVEKPLDVDLPSARRVAHAAAAAGAGGQVISVISQHRFDAASAAVARAIGGGRLGRITSAVASVAWWRSQAYYDSGAWRGTWELDGGGAVMNQGVHTVDLLLWFLGRPAEVHAHTGLLAHERVEVEDTAVATIRFESGALAALHFTTAAYPGLTARIQVHGDRGSAVIDNDRLAYFHAADGAAGDGNPSYGMAGAGNQTEVEVGGLESSPNTQGADDLETAHQKQYADVVSAIRNGTMPLVGVEEATAALATVRAVYISAALGRAVSFADVLEGRYDEAALGIA